Proteins encoded by one window of Desulfobacterales bacterium:
- a CDS encoding HU family DNA-binding protein — protein sequence MTLTKNQIIESVYAKCSNFGFSRKNCNDMVEGLLEIMKQAMESGDDILI from the coding sequence ATGACACTTACCAAAAATCAAATAATCGAATCAGTTTATGCAAAATGTTCAAATTTCGGTTTTTCAAGAAAAAACTGTAATGATATGGTTGAAGGCTTACTTGAAATAATGAAACAAGCAATGGAAAGCGGAGACGATATTCTAATATAA
- the argJ gene encoding bifunctional glutamate N-acetyltransferase/amino-acid acetyltransferase ArgJ — MDEIKCKGFLGSGGICGIKKNGAQDLGILYSKVKSNAAAVFTKNKIKAAPLILNEERIKSGICQAIIVNSGNANCCTGIEGINNAKKMAKALAEELQIPENLVLTASTGVIGEPLPIDKIQNNVPETVKALSEEGLNDFAMAIMTTDIFPKIVNISGEINGNEFNIVGMAKGSGMIHPNMATMLCFLCTDIKISSSNLHKTLISAVDKSFNRISVDGDTSTNDMVIIMANGLSDASAENPSDIENFQKALDEVSIKLAKMIVKDGEGATKLIEIHVKGALSNEDAHKIANTIATSNLVKTAFFGEDANWGRILGAAGRADVPIEPDKIDLFFDDIMIVKDGMRLKEYSEEMTSQILKKAEFTVTIDLNMRKGESSVYTCDFSIDYVKINADYRS; from the coding sequence ATGGATGAAATAAAATGTAAGGGTTTTTTAGGCTCCGGCGGAATTTGTGGGATAAAAAAAAATGGAGCTCAAGATCTTGGAATTTTGTATTCAAAAGTAAAATCTAATGCGGCTGCAGTATTCACTAAAAATAAAATTAAAGCCGCTCCGTTAATTCTTAATGAAGAAAGAATTAAATCAGGTATTTGTCAAGCAATTATAGTTAATAGTGGAAATGCTAATTGCTGCACCGGAATTGAAGGTATTAATAATGCAAAAAAAATGGCAAAGGCGTTAGCTGAGGAGCTACAAATTCCTGAAAATTTAGTTTTGACTGCTTCTACCGGAGTTATTGGGGAGCCATTACCGATTGATAAAATTCAAAACAATGTTCCAGAAACTGTTAAAGCTTTATCAGAAGAAGGTTTAAACGATTTTGCAATGGCAATAATGACTACAGATATTTTTCCTAAAATTGTTAATATTTCTGGAGAAATTAATGGCAACGAATTTAATATTGTCGGAATGGCTAAAGGTTCTGGAATGATTCATCCAAATATGGCTACAATGCTTTGTTTTTTATGCACTGATATTAAAATTTCTTCCTCAAATCTACATAAAACTCTCATTTCGGCAGTTGATAAATCCTTCAATCGTATTTCAGTTGACGGAGACACAAGCACGAATGACATGGTAATTATCATGGCGAATGGACTATCTGATGCTTCGGCTGAAAATCCATCAGACATAGAAAATTTTCAAAAAGCTTTAGATGAAGTTTCTATTAAACTTGCTAAAATGATTGTAAAAGATGGAGAAGGCGCCACAAAGCTTATAGAAATTCATGTAAAAGGCGCTCTTTCCAATGAAGATGCACATAAAATAGCAAACACTATTGCTACTTCAAATCTTGTTAAAACAGCTTTTTTTGGGGAAGACGCTAACTGGGGAAGAATTCTTGGCGCAGCAGGCAGAGCTGATGTCCCTATTGAACCTGATAAGATTGATTTATTTTTCGACGATATCATGATTGTAAAAGATGGAATGAGACTTAAAGAATATTCCGAAGAAATGACAAGTCAAATATTGAAAAAAGCTGAATTTACTGTAACGATAGATTTAAATATGAGAAAAGGAGAATCATCCGTTTATACCTGTGATTTTTCTATTGACTATGTAAAAATAAATGCTGATTACAGGTCATAA
- a CDS encoding MBL fold metallo-hydrolase has protein sequence MKHFDGKKYFNPYPATMKRDAKDILRWIQERKLQKWRNRKLISTVLPPKEVTNGKMLVTWIGHATLLLQFDGVNILTDPIWSKRCSPSQLIGPKRFVPPGIKFSNLPPIHAVIVSHNHYDHMDYRTLKRLHIKHDPYFFVPMGLKTWFDRQGIKKVSELDWWESSAFLGMRFHCAPSCHFSSRNITDRNKTLWASWVVEGTSGRFFFAGDTGYSPQFLEIGQRFAPIRLAAIPIGAYLPRWFMKPVHIDPKEALQIHIDLGAEQSIAIHFGTFRLTDDGQDDPPNLLKASLQEFSVSEEKFWILSHGETRDVAPVG, from the coding sequence ATGAAACACTTTGATGGAAAGAAATATTTTAATCCGTATCCCGCTACTATGAAAAGAGATGCTAAGGATATTTTACGATGGATCCAAGAACGAAAACTCCAGAAATGGAGAAACCGTAAATTAATATCAACTGTTTTACCTCCTAAAGAGGTTACAAATGGGAAAATGTTAGTTACATGGATTGGTCATGCTACATTACTTTTACAATTTGATGGTGTAAATATTCTTACCGACCCAATTTGGTCTAAGCGTTGCAGTCCCTCTCAGTTAATTGGTCCTAAACGATTTGTACCTCCAGGTATAAAATTTTCTAATCTCCCTCCAATCCATGCTGTAATTGTAAGCCACAACCATTATGATCACATGGATTATCGTACACTAAAACGTCTTCACATAAAGCATGATCCATATTTTTTTGTGCCTATGGGACTTAAAACATGGTTTGATCGACAAGGGATAAAAAAAGTTTCTGAACTGGACTGGTGGGAAAGTTCTGCATTTTTGGGGATGCGTTTTCATTGTGCGCCATCATGTCATTTTTCCAGTCGTAACATTACTGATCGAAACAAAACGCTCTGGGCAAGTTGGGTGGTAGAAGGCACAAGCGGCCGATTTTTCTTTGCAGGAGATACTGGATATTCTCCACAATTTTTGGAAATTGGCCAGAGATTTGCTCCTATTCGTTTAGCAGCCATTCCGATTGGAGCCTATTTACCACGTTGGTTTATGAAGCCTGTGCATATTGATCCTAAAGAAGCTCTACAAATTCATATAGATCTTGGGGCAGAACAATCTATAGCTATTCATTTTGGAACTTTTAGACTTACTGATGACGGGCAAGATGATCCGCCTAATCTTTTAAAGGCTTCATTACAGGAATTTTCGGTGTCTGAAGAAAAATTTTGGATTCTTTCCCACGGAGAAACAAGAGACGTTGCGCCAGTTGGATGA
- a CDS encoding response regulator — MTKYSFKDSLLWQFSFSFAMVLLCIFFIFSGFYIYYNNNRFERQLVNRLDYNIKLAETTLPTAIWQLNYAYMNAFTESLLLDNSVVYIEISENQKSLIIKSRNVPSSVDFNFFQESSRFLTKKTIIIQDGKPIGAFKIVISKENVHKEIIINFITVSILAFFILIAILLTSFFITRNKIFIPLNSLVNAAKKISSGNLSIDIKISEKNEIGRLAFSLNTMRKSLQTLKEKAENERETAKAASKAKSEFLANMSHEIRTPMNALIGLAGLALKTDLTPKQLDYLQKIEFSSKALLGIINDILDFSKIEAGKLEMEHINFNLNNVMNNIYNLIGIKAKDKGLKLLFNLNRNIPDSLVGDPLRLGQVLLNLTNNAIKFTEAGQIAINIEREEINKEFKNDRVLLRFSVHDTGIGMTTEQVGRLFKAFSQADGSTTRKYGGTGLGLTISKRLVEIMGGKIYVESKPGKGSNFIFTASFDVQAEVKNTLYNIPMKELNVLDELKNIYGSSILLVEDNKINQLVAKEILEQAGMIVTVAENGIKALEAIQASLFDIVFMDMQMPIMDGYTATREIRKWEDGLPNRGDGKRLRIPVVSMTANAMVGDREKCIEAGMDDYLSKPIAPDQLYTILIKWIKPGERKFR; from the coding sequence TTGACAAAATATTCATTTAAAGACAGCTTGCTATGGCAGTTTAGCTTTTCATTTGCGATGGTACTGCTCTGCATTTTTTTTATATTTTCCGGATTTTATATATATTACAATAATAACCGTTTTGAAAGGCAGCTTGTTAATCGCCTTGATTATAATATTAAACTCGCAGAAACAACCCTCCCAACAGCGATATGGCAGCTTAATTATGCCTACATGAACGCTTTCACAGAATCGTTATTATTGGATAACTCCGTAGTTTATATAGAAATTAGTGAGAATCAAAAATCGTTAATTATCAAATCTCGTAACGTACCTTCATCAGTTGATTTCAACTTTTTTCAAGAATCATCACGTTTTTTAACAAAAAAAACAATCATTATACAAGATGGTAAGCCTATTGGCGCTTTTAAAATCGTAATTTCCAAGGAAAACGTTCACAAGGAAATAATCATTAATTTCATCACGGTCAGTATATTAGCGTTTTTCATTTTAATAGCAATTTTATTGACTTCTTTTTTTATAACTCGAAACAAAATTTTTATTCCACTAAATTCGTTGGTAAATGCTGCCAAGAAAATTTCTTCTGGTAATTTATCCATCGACATTAAAATTTCGGAAAAAAATGAAATCGGAAGATTAGCTTTTTCGTTGAATACCATGCGCAAATCCCTTCAAACTCTAAAAGAAAAAGCCGAGAATGAACGTGAGACCGCTAAAGCTGCGTCAAAGGCTAAAAGCGAATTTTTGGCCAATATGAGCCACGAGATCAGGACGCCAATGAATGCACTCATCGGTTTGGCTGGGTTGGCGCTCAAGACTGATCTAACCCCCAAACAGTTGGATTACTTACAGAAGATAGAGTTTTCATCCAAGGCGCTTCTGGGTATCATCAACGACATCTTAGACTTTTCCAAGATAGAGGCGGGCAAGCTGGAGATGGAGCATATCAATTTTAATTTGAACAATGTCATGAATAACATTTACAACTTGATAGGGATAAAAGCAAAGGATAAGGGGTTGAAACTGCTATTTAATCTAAACAGAAATATTCCTGACTCCCTTGTCGGAGATCCGTTACGTCTTGGTCAGGTGTTGCTTAATCTGACGAATAATGCAATAAAATTTACCGAAGCAGGTCAGATAGCTATCAATATTGAGCGAGAGGAGATAAATAAAGAATTTAAGAATGACAGGGTTTTATTGCGATTTTCGGTTCATGACACAGGAATCGGAATGACGACAGAGCAGGTTGGAAGGCTATTTAAGGCATTTTCACAGGCAGATGGATCAACAACGAGGAAGTATGGCGGCACAGGTCTCGGATTGACAATTTCGAAACGTCTGGTGGAGATAATGGGGGGAAAAATCTATGTAGAAAGTAAGCCGGGCAAAGGAAGCAATTTCATTTTTACAGCCAGCTTTGACGTGCAGGCGGAAGTAAAGAATACGCTTTACAATATTCCAATGAAGGAGCTTAATGTATTAGATGAGTTGAAAAATATATATGGCAGCAGCATTCTGCTGGTTGAGGACAATAAAATTAATCAACTGGTGGCAAAAGAAATTTTAGAACAGGCAGGCATGATAGTGACAGTGGCTGAAAATGGCATAAAGGCTTTGGAGGCGATACAGGCTTCTCTCTTTGATATTGTGTTTATGGATATGCAAATGCCGATAATGGATGGGTACACAGCAACAAGGGAAATTCGGAAATGGGAAGATGGATTGCCGAATAGAGGGGATGGGAAACGTCTCCGAATACCGGTTGTATCCATGACCGCCAATGCAATGGTTGGGGATCGTGAAAAATGTATTGAAGCCGGCATGGATGACTACCTAAGCAAACCGATAGCACCAGATCAACTCTATACCATCCTGATTAAGTGGATTAAGCCTGGTGAACGAAAATTTCGATGA
- a CDS encoding amidohydrolase family protein has protein sequence MLKKQLIKCGWLIDGSGSRIKKNIMIKIEDGTITDIFDYAAEDFIETISTDFSNDTILPCLIDAHVHLSLIGDFINSKKQAETKSLYEQIKKIIDNNIKQHLCYGIIAVRDGGCPNGYVINFLKENYKQTLQILSPNYALYKQGRYGNILGKPVPSELTLSQAILKLSSINHVKIINSGINSISVFGKETQPQFDISELKEAVNTARRLGLKTMVHANGKIPVHNSLDSNCDSIEHGYFMGEDNLKIMADKQIFWVPTVCPMEAIAKHEKYGKNKTDIAKQTLDSQIEQLSKAQEIGVKLAIGTDSGSPGVKHGESIIKEIALFIKAGFTIEETIKCASVNGAELLNLQYSGKILKGQNASFIVCEGNPDNLPESIENIKAFYINGVNIF, from the coding sequence ATGCTAAAAAAACAATTAATTAAATGTGGGTGGCTTATTGATGGATCCGGTTCGAGAATTAAAAAAAATATAATGATCAAAATAGAAGATGGCACAATAACTGATATTTTTGATTATGCCGCAGAGGATTTTATAGAAACAATCTCAACCGATTTTTCAAACGATACGATATTGCCGTGCTTAATTGATGCCCACGTTCATCTTTCCCTAATCGGCGATTTTATTAATTCAAAAAAACAGGCCGAAACAAAGTCTTTATATGAACAAATAAAAAAAATAATAGATAATAATATCAAGCAACATCTTTGTTATGGAATAATAGCGGTGAGGGATGGAGGATGTCCTAATGGTTATGTAATTAACTTTCTAAAAGAAAATTACAAACAAACATTACAAATATTAAGCCCAAATTATGCTTTGTATAAGCAAGGACGTTATGGAAATATTCTTGGAAAGCCTGTTCCATCTGAATTAACCCTTTCGCAAGCTATTTTAAAATTATCTTCAATCAATCATGTAAAAATAATAAATTCAGGCATCAATAGTATTAGTGTATTTGGTAAAGAAACTCAGCCTCAGTTTGATATTTCAGAACTTAAAGAAGCAGTTAATACAGCGAGGCGATTAGGTTTAAAAACAATGGTTCATGCGAATGGTAAAATTCCTGTCCATAATTCACTTGATTCAAATTGTGACTCCATTGAACATGGCTATTTTATGGGAGAAGATAATCTTAAAATAATGGCTGATAAACAAATTTTTTGGGTCCCAACTGTCTGTCCTATGGAAGCAATCGCAAAACATGAAAAATATGGAAAAAACAAAACTGATATCGCAAAACAAACTCTTGACAGCCAGATAGAACAACTTTCAAAAGCTCAAGAAATAGGCGTTAAATTAGCAATTGGCACAGATTCAGGTAGTCCTGGAGTCAAACACGGTGAATCTATAATTAAAGAAATTGCGCTATTTATTAAAGCAGGCTTTACAATCGAAGAAACTATCAAATGCGCTTCAGTCAATGGAGCTGAGCTTCTTAATTTACAATATTCAGGCAAAATTTTAAAAGGTCAAAATGCTTCATTTATTGTATGTGAAGGTAATCCTGATAATCTACCCGAAAGTATAGAGAACATAAAAGCTTTTTACATAAATGGAGTTAATATATTCTAA
- a CDS encoding CBS domain-containing protein: MEKIYVKEIMVPLENYASVPVEATLYDAIMALEDAQKKFSKNEYQHRAVLVYDEKTKKVVGKVSQLDVLRALEPKYEQLGDSNPLSKFGLSRFGFSPGFMKSLLEQYKLWDKSLSDLTKKAAQVKVKNFMYTPTEGEYLDSEATIDEGIHQIVMGHHQSLLVTNKKKEIVGILRLTDIFRVICEKIKETKK; this comes from the coding sequence ATTGAAAAAATTTATGTAAAAGAGATAATGGTGCCGCTTGAGAACTATGCATCAGTTCCAGTGGAAGCAACTTTATACGATGCAATTATGGCTTTAGAAGATGCTCAAAAAAAATTTTCAAAGAATGAGTATCAGCATAGAGCCGTACTAGTTTATGATGAAAAAACAAAAAAAGTAGTTGGAAAAGTTAGTCAATTAGATGTGCTTAGAGCCCTTGAACCTAAATACGAACAACTTGGAGATTCAAATCCGCTATCAAAGTTTGGTCTCTCAAGATTTGGATTTAGCCCAGGCTTTATGAAATCCCTTTTAGAGCAGTATAAATTATGGGATAAAAGCCTTAGCGATTTAACTAAAAAAGCAGCTCAGGTTAAAGTAAAAAATTTTATGTACACTCCTACTGAAGGTGAATATCTTGACTCAGAAGCAACTATAGATGAAGGTATCCACCAGATAGTAATGGGGCATCATCAGTCATTGTTAGTTACTAACAAAAAAAAAGAAATAGTCGGAATATTAAGGCTTACTGATATTTTTAGAGTAATCTGCGAAAAAATTAAAGAGACTAAAAAGTAA
- a CDS encoding Bax inhibitor-1/YccA family protein: METEQLRRTQTNVFVNEFIWSVYNWMAIGLAVTGFMAYMVANSPSALKFIFGNQLVFIGLIIGELGLVYYLSARINRIEAGTATAMFLFYSALNGVTLSVIFIIYTAASITSTFFICTATFVVCSVYGMTTKKDLTSIGSFMFMGLIGIIIASVVNWFLQSSLVNYVISYIGIIVFVGLTAYDSQNLKNMAQTQPVGANEGVLRKGAILGALTLYLDFINLFLMLLRLFGNRD; the protein is encoded by the coding sequence ATGGAAACAGAACAATTACGGAGAACTCAAACCAATGTGTTCGTAAATGAGTTTATCTGGAGCGTCTACAATTGGATGGCTATAGGACTTGCTGTCACAGGCTTTATGGCTTATATGGTTGCCAATTCACCGTCAGCTCTTAAATTTATATTCGGTAACCAACTTGTATTTATTGGGCTTATTATAGGAGAGCTTGGTCTTGTGTATTATTTAAGTGCACGAATAAACAGAATTGAAGCTGGAACAGCTACGGCGATGTTTTTGTTTTATTCAGCATTAAATGGTGTCACTCTTTCAGTAATTTTTATCATATATACTGCTGCTTCTATAACTTCAACTTTTTTCATTTGTACAGCTACGTTTGTTGTATGTAGCGTATATGGAATGACAACAAAAAAAGATTTAACGTCTATCGGAAGCTTCATGTTCATGGGGCTTATAGGTATTATAATCGCATCTGTTGTAAATTGGTTCTTGCAAAGTTCATTGGTAAATTATGTTATAAGCTACATCGGCATAATAGTATTTGTAGGGTTAACCGCTTATGATTCCCAAAATTTAAAAAATATGGCGCAAACTCAGCCTGTTGGAGCAAATGAAGGCGTATTAAGAAAAGGTGCTATACTTGGCGCTTTAACTTTATATCTTGATTTTATTAACTTATTTCTTATGCTTCTTCGCCTTTTTGGGAACAGAGACTAA
- a CDS encoding DUF2062 domain-containing protein: protein MLNNNLNLNNIKDGNKPLIKNGFIPKPKHNYLGNQGYSNTNNLLKPTNNKNNRTNNGFLKQKIHQFVEYLKNMEGDPHYISMGMAIGIFVSFTPTIPFQMVIAVTIATFLNGSKAAAAIGVWFSNPLNLPLFYLGSYKTGVWLFEKKLPFNIKFQSVSELIELGLDATFVMIVGGIVLGIIPSIIAYFITKKIVTAIHEKRFNLKSLHLDKIRFKKQNKKAKKKKKK from the coding sequence ATGTTAAATAACAATTTAAATTTAAATAATATAAAAGATGGGAATAAGCCTTTAATAAAAAATGGGTTTATTCCCAAACCAAAACATAATTATTTAGGAAATCAAGGATATTCCAATACAAATAATTTATTGAAACCTACTAACAATAAAAATAATAGAACAAATAATGGATTCTTAAAGCAAAAGATACATCAATTTGTTGAATATTTAAAAAACATGGAAGGGGATCCACATTATATTTCCATGGGGATGGCTATTGGAATATTTGTAAGTTTTACTCCAACGATTCCTTTTCAAATGGTTATAGCTGTTACTATTGCTACTTTTCTTAATGGAAGTAAAGCAGCCGCCGCTATAGGCGTATGGTTTAGCAACCCCCTTAATTTGCCTTTATTTTATTTGGGAAGCTATAAAACCGGAGTATGGCTTTTTGAAAAAAAATTGCCATTTAATATAAAATTTCAGTCAGTCTCTGAGCTTATAGAGTTAGGTTTAGATGCTACCTTTGTAATGATCGTTGGAGGTATTGTCTTGGGTATTATCCCAAGCATTATTGCTTATTTTATAACAAAAAAAATAGTTACAGCTATTCATGAAAAAAGGTTTAATTTAAAAAGTCTTCACCTCGATAAAATTAGATTTAAAAAGCAAAACAAAAAAGCTAAGAAAAAGAAAAAAAAATAG
- the sucC gene encoding ADP-forming succinate--CoA ligase subunit beta, producing MKIHEYQAKELFKSYEIPIPKGGIAFNIEDAAVQAEKIGTLPVVVKAQIHAGGRGKGGGVKLAKSIEEVNALTEKMIGMTLVTHQTGPEGKTVKKVLIEEGLEIEKELYLSVICDRESAKIVIMASEAGGMDIEEVAAKSPEKIIKVFINPLMGIQAFHLNEASFGLNLDSSLKKQFDEMLKKLYRIFVECDCALLEINPLIITKDNRIIALDAKINFDDNALFRHKNIASLRDFDEEEPLEVEASKFNLNYIKLDGNIGNMVNGAGLAMATMDLIKLAGKEPANFLDVGGGANAEMVENGFRIILSDKNVKGILINIFGGILRCDVLAQGVVQAAKKTNIKVPVVVRMEGTNVDEGRKILAESGLNLISAIDLKDAVNKVANIL from the coding sequence ATGAAGATACATGAATATCAAGCTAAAGAATTGTTTAAAAGCTATGAAATACCTATTCCTAAGGGAGGTATTGCGTTTAACATAGAAGATGCTGCAGTTCAAGCAGAAAAAATTGGGACATTACCCGTTGTTGTAAAAGCTCAGATTCATGCTGGAGGCAGGGGCAAGGGGGGAGGGGTTAAATTAGCGAAGTCTATTGAAGAAGTAAACGCTCTCACTGAAAAAATGATAGGTATGACTCTTGTAACCCATCAAACTGGACCAGAAGGCAAAACTGTAAAAAAGGTCTTAATCGAAGAAGGGCTTGAAATTGAAAAGGAATTATATCTAAGTGTTATCTGTGATAGGGAATCTGCAAAAATAGTTATAATGGCCAGCGAAGCAGGAGGCATGGATATAGAAGAAGTTGCGGCTAAATCTCCTGAAAAAATAATTAAGGTTTTTATTAATCCCCTTATGGGTATTCAAGCTTTTCATTTAAATGAAGCTTCGTTTGGTTTAAACCTTGATTCCTCTTTAAAGAAGCAATTCGATGAAATGCTAAAAAAACTTTACCGCATTTTTGTTGAATGCGATTGTGCACTTTTGGAAATAAACCCTCTTATCATAACAAAAGACAATAGAATTATAGCCCTTGATGCAAAAATCAATTTTGATGATAATGCACTTTTCCGTCATAAAAATATTGCATCACTTAGGGATTTTGATGAAGAAGAACCTTTAGAAGTTGAGGCATCAAAATTTAATCTGAATTATATCAAGCTTGACGGTAACATTGGAAATATGGTCAATGGCGCTGGACTCGCTATGGCTACAATGGATTTAATTAAACTCGCAGGCAAAGAGCCCGCCAATTTTCTTGACGTAGGGGGCGGAGCAAATGCTGAAATGGTTGAAAACGGTTTTAGAATTATTCTTAGTGATAAAAATGTAAAAGGTATATTAATTAATATTTTTGGAGGCATATTAAGATGTGATGTTTTAGCCCAAGGTGTGGTTCAAGCTGCTAAAAAAACAAACATTAAAGTTCCTGTAGTTGTTCGGATGGAAGGAACAAATGTTGACGAAGGAAGAAAAATTTTAGCTGAATCAGGTTTAAATTTGATTTCAGCAATCGATCTTAAAGACGCTGTAAATAAAGTTGCAAATATTTTGTAA
- a CDS encoding SLC13/DASS family transporter: MSNLGNDVESKVNWSRLIFMFTGIILFTVVYFSPQWPDAVDPKGEHFVLTREGKGALAVFLLAGTWWVFEIVPIGITSLAIGVLQALFLIRPAKEAFKDFMDPSVLFIFASIVIGLVFTRTGLTKRLAYKMLSIVGEKTSMIYLGCFVVTAALTHIMAHTAVAATMYPLLLAIYDLYGEGSKPTKFGKGLFIGMAYVAGAGSIITLLGAARGAVAIGFFNDIIHRNVSFFELSYYMFPIGWVMVFILWGFVMIFFKPEKAVIHGLKERATRLYAELGSLTSKEIIAAVIIFGCILIISLQSFVPALRKIDKTAIILISTILFFILNILDINDLESIPWNIILLFAGAMSIGFCLWNTGAAKWLAVNWLVMFEKAPSFVFIMGIAFFVLVMTNFIMNVAAIAISLPVALVIAPYLNVAPEVILFASLVTAGMPFMLLVGAAPNAIAYDSKQFTTGEFFKYGVLASIILMIVIGIAVAFIWPLMGMPVYLK, encoded by the coding sequence ATGAGTAATTTAGGAAATGATGTAGAATCCAAGGTTAACTGGTCAAGACTTATATTTATGTTTACCGGTATTATTCTTTTTACAGTTGTTTATTTTTCACCCCAATGGCCAGATGCCGTTGATCCAAAAGGAGAACATTTTGTCTTAACAAGAGAAGGAAAAGGAGCGCTTGCAGTTTTTTTGCTTGCTGGAACATGGTGGGTGTTTGAAATAGTTCCAATTGGAATTACAAGTTTAGCGATTGGTGTTCTTCAAGCTTTATTTTTAATAAGGCCCGCAAAAGAAGCATTCAAAGACTTTATGGATCCTTCTGTTTTGTTTATATTTGCCTCAATAGTAATAGGTCTTGTTTTTACACGTACAGGACTTACAAAACGTCTCGCCTATAAAATGCTGTCTATTGTTGGTGAAAAAACAAGCATGATATATTTAGGTTGTTTTGTTGTTACAGCAGCTCTTACTCATATAATGGCTCATACCGCTGTTGCGGCAACAATGTATCCGCTTCTTCTTGCAATATATGATCTTTATGGAGAAGGCTCAAAACCAACTAAGTTTGGTAAGGGGCTTTTTATTGGTATGGCTTATGTCGCAGGTGCTGGAAGTATTATAACCCTTTTAGGCGCAGCGAGAGGTGCTGTTGCTATAGGTTTTTTTAATGATATCATTCATAGAAATGTTTCCTTCTTTGAGCTGTCTTATTATATGTTCCCAATTGGATGGGTTATGGTATTTATTTTATGGGGATTCGTTATGATATTCTTTAAACCTGAAAAAGCTGTTATTCATGGATTAAAAGAAAGAGCTACCAGATTATATGCTGAATTAGGTTCTCTTACATCAAAAGAGATAATTGCGGCAGTAATAATATTTGGATGTATACTTATAATATCATTACAGTCGTTTGTTCCAGCCTTAAGAAAAATAGATAAAACAGCTATAATTTTAATTTCTACAATTTTGTTTTTTATTCTCAATATTCTTGATATAAATGACCTTGAATCAATTCCATGGAATATAATTTTGCTTTTTGCTGGAGCTATGAGCATTGGTTTTTGTTTATGGAATACAGGAGCTGCAAAATGGCTCGCTGTTAATTGGCTCGTAATGTTTGAAAAAGCACCTTCATTTGTTTTTATAATGGGTATTGCTTTCTTTGTCTTAGTCATGACAAATTTTATAATGAACGTAGCAGCTATAGCAATTTCATTGCCGGTTGCCCTTGTAATTGCGCCTTACTTAAATGTAGCTCCTGAAGTAATACTTTTTGCTTCATTAGTTACAGCGGGTATGCCATTCATGCTTCTTGTTGGAGCTGCTCCAAATGCTATTGCCTATGATTCAAAGCAGTTTACTACGGGAGAATTCTTTAAATATGGAGTTTTAGCAAGTATTATTTTAATGATAGTTATTGGCATTGCTGTAGCTTTTATATGGCCATTAATGGGTATGCCGGTATATTTAAAATAA